ATTCAAACATCAGCCCCAAGTCTGCTGGACTTCTCCTCGACTTATGAACAGTGTTTTGTAATTCACTTTGTCTCCGGCTGTTTTATTGATTCTCTCTGTTGAATCTTAtcccctctttccccctctctccctctctcccctgtccaTCAGCCCTGGGTCTGAGGAATCCTCTGGCGGTGCAGGGTGCGTACCCCCCAGGGGCCTTTGGCCTGCCCCCTCCGGGGGTGAACGGGGAGCTGGCAGGGGCAGCGGCAGCAGCCGCCTACGGGGCGGGGCTCCACCTGGTCTCCCCCCAGATGAACGGCTCCGCGGCCGCTGCAGCCGCCGCCGCGTACGGGCGATCACCGGTGGTAAGAGACGGGGAGGAGGGcaagagggagggggtgagaaTACATCAATGGTTGAAAGCCTGGTTACCCCATGTGTCTCCCGGGTTGGTCAGCACCGTCTGTGTTTGAGGGATTAGTACTCGACTAAAGGCTGGCCTTCGCTGTAGTGTCTCCCGGGTTGGTCAGCACCGTCTGTGTTTGAGGGATTAGTACTCAACTAAAGGCTGGCCTTCGCTGTAGTGTCTCACGGGTTGGTCAGCACCTTCTGTGTTTGAGGGATTAGTACTCGATTAAAGGCTGGCCTTCGCTGTAGTGTCTCACAGGTTGGTCAGCACCGTCTGTGTTTGAGGGATTAGTACTCGACTAAAGGCTGGCCTTCGCTGTAGTGTCTCCCGGGTTGGTCAGCACCGTCTGTGTTTGAGGGATTAGTACTCGACTAAAGGCTGGCCTTCGCTGTAGTGTCTCACGTCTGTGTTTGAGGGATTAGTACTCGAGTAAAAAGGCTGGCCTTCGCTCTGGTGTCTCACGGATTGGTCAGCACCGTCTGTGTTTGAGGGTTTAGTACTTGACTAAAGGCTGGCCTTCGCTCTAGCCTCTCCTTGTTGTGGCTTGGGTGCTGGTGAGCTAGAGAACGCGGTAGAAGGCCAGAGAACGCGTTCCTTCCACTCTAAATGTCCTGGTTCTGTAAGGGATGTGATAAGAACGTCGGTGGTGCTTCAGAAGTCCCGAGTCCactgggagttgctgtgatgaagcagggccttaatcatAATAGGGGTTATCAAGAAGTTCAGTAGAAAAAACTTTGATAGTGtcatagtaaaataaaaaccaccTTGCTTGGGCTTCAATTGAATTCAAATTTGCATGTCCTCAAAGTAGCTCCATCTCCACATGGAATGCTGTCATTATTCACCGTGGGAAACCAGAAGCGTTGACGTTTGGTGTACGCTGTTAACGCTCAGCTGCCTGTGCTAACAtggttctgtctctgtcctccagGTGGGTTACGAGTCTCCTCACCCCCACATGAGAGTCCCAGGATTACCAGCCAGCATGCAGTCCTCTGCTTCAGGGAAGCCGTGAGTACAGTTCTTTATGGTCCTCTCTGCTTCTGCAACCACAACTTTCTTATAGTGTCACTGCACCCTCGTGTTCTCCCACCGCTGCCCTGTTATTGTAGGCTTTCACTGATGGTGGTAAACGCTAAGCCCTGGTTGAAGTAAAAACCTGTCCTGCTATCTTCTGCATTCTGTCTCTCCAGTGCCTACTCTTTCCATGTGAGCGCGGATGGACAGATGCAGCCGGTGCCTTTCCCTCCGGACGCCCTGCTAGGCCCGGGGATCCCGCGGCACGCCCGTCAGATCCACACTCTGAACCATGGAGAGGTGGTGTGTGCTGTCACCATCAGCACCTCCACACGCCACGTGTACACAGGGGGGGAAGGGCTGTGTCAAGGTGTGGGACATCAGCCAGCCTGGGAGCAAGAGTGCCATGGCCCAGCTGGACTGTCTGGTGAGTGGACACACTCTTTAACAGGGATTCATACTGCTTGATTTACTTCACGTGTCCTCTCCAATAAACGCGTTCCCTCTTTTCACCAATCAGAACAGGGATAACTACATCCGCTCCTGCAAACTCCTCCCCGATGGGCGGACCCTCATCGTTGGAGGTGAAGCCAGTACGCTGTCAATCTGGGACTTGGCCACACCCACTCCCCGCATCAAGGCGGAGTTGACGTCATCTGCCCCGGCCTGCTACGCTCTGGCCATCTCCCCCGACAACAAGGTCTGCTTTTCCTGCTGCAGCGACGGAAACATTGTAGTCTGGGACCTGCACAACCAGACCCTGGTCAGgtaagagaaggagggaggagaggagtaggaggaaggaggaggaggaggaggaggaggaggaggaggaggaggaggaaggaggaaggaggagaagaagaaggagaagaaggagagggGCATGTATGACTCTGTCTGAATGACTGATTGTTAATGTTACCATGATCTTTGTTCCCCTCAGGCAGTTCCAGGGTCACACTGATGGGGCCAGCTGCATTGACATCTCCAACGATGGGACCAAACTGTGGACGGGGGGGCTGGACAACACAGTACGCTGCTGGGACCTGAGAGAGGGCAGACAGCTGCAGCAACACGACTTCACCTCACAGGTACAGATGGAACACCTGAAGCCATGTGAGATTAGCTGAGACCAGCTCTTCTGCTGCTTCGAGAAGCTGTGATATTATACTATGGTACCACTGTCTATGGTACCACTGTTTTTGGTACCACTGTCTATGGTCCTGTTCTCTATGGTACCACTCTTTAAGACCAGTTACTTTACTCCTCATTGTCGGAAGACGTGATGCTGATCATGATCTCTGTGAGATGAGTTCTGTTCAATGGTGTAATGTTTCTTTCACCTTCCTTCATTCTTTGCCTCTAGATCTTCTCCCTGGGCTACTGTCCTACAGGAGAGTGGCTGGCAGTAGGCATGGAGAGCAGTAATGTAGAAGTGCTACATGTCTCTAAACCAGACAAGTACCAGCTGCACCTCCATGAAAGCTGTGTTCTCTCACTGAAGTTTGCCTACTGTGGTACGTACCGCACTTTTTAATGCTTTCCTGGGTTGAACTAGTTTGAACTGAAATAGCCTATATAATCTTTCTCCCTTTGTGTGACTAAGTAGCAATCCCTGTTGGACATaccgtgtttgtgtttgtaggtAAATGGTTTGTGAGCACAGGCAAAGATAACCTCCTGAACGCATGGCGGACACCTTATGGATCCAGCATATTCCAGGTAGGTCCTTGCTAGATGAggatacatttttgtctttagaGAAATGTGCTGTCTTGTTATTTAGGCCCTGTGTGTACTGTGTCTTCAGCTTAGTATGTACTGTACACTtatcttttattacatttttttaaagacattgcACTGTGAATAATGTTGCGCGATTCTGTCTGCGAGTGTGGCTTGACTTCATTCTTTGTTTCTCCAGTCAAAGGAGTCGTCCTCGGTGCTCAGCTGTGACATTTCCCCTGACGACCAGTTCATTGTGACTGGCTCAGGTGACAAGAAGGCCACTGTCTACGAAGTAATCTACTGAGGGAGAGCTCTGATTGGATGAAGTGGGGGTTAGGCTCCCATGGTGCACCAATGACTGTAAAGAGAGGGATGGACGTTGTGGAGACGAGAGACAcgttgtattttgttgttttgtttacgTTTGTAAAGGATGCAGATGAGGGCGAAGTCAGATCTCTGGAACTTtgaccttttttctttttttttttttttttaaatgctctgAAAAAAAGCTGGTAGTCTAGCGACACAAAATGTGGGATTCCTCCAAAGAcctctttgttttcttttttttgtttcctttttttaacGAAATGAAACCTCTGtagtaaacaaaacatttgcaacAAGAAAAAAACCAATATTTTTTTAGCCTCTGAATTCTTGATGAGCTGTAGGACCATGTTGTGTGTTGCCGATGGAGGTAAGGGGCGGAGGGGGGTGAGAGGATGTAGGCCAAGAGGGGTGGTGCCTGACTGTGTGTCCATAGGTGACCAAAGTTGTCTGTAGCTCGGTCCGGTTCTCGTGCTCGTAACACGGTCTCTCTGAACACCCTAATCTTGGCTCCACCGGCCGGTGTCTCGTAGATGGCGTCGCGGACAGACGGCTGTGCTGTGTGATTCCAGTGAATCAACACGGTTGGTCAGCAGCAATATGATTGTATTATTGTATATGGTGAAATGACAGAACTTCCAGAATATGAATTCAACATTTGTGTTCAGTTTCCAGCAATTTCAGGAAAATGGCTCCATCAAAGCTCAACGTCATTAGTGTTTTCTATTGTATTTGTTCTGGCACATAGATATTTTCACTACTGCATCGTGACCTTTGAACCCGGTATAGCTATATGAACTGTAAATAAAGCTCTCTAAAGGCAGTGGAAGTACATTGTTCGTGGTCGGAGTTGCACAGATCCAGGATGAAAAGGAATTTACTACTATTGGAAAAACAAGTTGTATGATTTATTTGTACGATGGAATGTCCGTTTTAGTTTCGAGTGTCTCTTTAAGTGCGTATTCCCATGAGGGGCGGGGCTATGATTAACTACCATATGTGACTGACTGATGGGAAGGTGGGGAAGAGGTCTGTAGCCACACAGACGAGTGAGCGCTTTGGTACAGGCCTGTCTTTCTCCTGGTGgtgtaataaatgtcattgtctCACTGTGTCCTCAACTGAAAGCAGGCCAGAGGAGACCTGTCGCTCCAGTGTCCTCTCagtccccccctccccccacaccctGTGTACTCTATATATAGAAACCCACCACCCTGAGTGGGGCCAGGAGTGGGCAGTCCTGCCCGTGTACAAATAATGATGATAATGCAATGTGTTCAAAGCTACTGTGTGGCCCGTGTAAATCTGACCGGTCCGAAGGGTGTACGTGTTGACTTCTACGGAGACGTCACGGAGACCCTCCAGGGCCACGTCGTATAACGGTCTGTCATTTGAGAGGACGACCATGTCCTGGCGTAGACACCGATCTACGGGAGGGGAAGGATTGGCTGGTGCCACGTTGTCTCCGAGAGAAGATGGGGAGTTGGTGGGTACGAGCCAGGGGATGGACCACTGGGGCAGGTGAaagagggtggggtgggggggggggggggggggtgagagtaGATCTAGGTGATGTAACGAGACCAATAAACTATTTTGTATGGTTCTGGTTGGTATTGTCCTGTCTTCCAACATAAAAGCCACATGATATTAGAGGAAACACAAATGTACACGGTACTTGAAAAAGATGGACAcagtttctttatttatttttcactttcttGTACAACACATGGGAAATGCGCCAGGAAGGAaacagtgctttttttttttttaagttcctTGGCTTTAAAAAGTAACTAAATGATAGGTTTAAAATATAAAAGTCATTAACTGTGGGAACAGAGGAAGCAGAAGCAGGGGATATGAAGGTTTTGCTGACAGTGAGCGTAGGGAGACGGTCTATGGCTAACGACAGTGAGTTGGGAGGGGGAGGCAGGCATCAAATACTGGACACATCTCATGGTCTCCCGTCCCCAACACCTGCTTCTGTACACTAACCACAGACTGAACAGAAACACTCCAATAGCATCACACACCAATGACTGAACATACTGAAGCACGGTTATCACTTCTGCTTGAAACAGGAACCAAAAGAATTTGTCTGAAAAAGCTGTCCCAAAAATGGAGGGCCATTTTAAGGGCCCGTTCTCCAAGGAGGACACAtcagatataaaaataaaataaaaaaaaataaaagagtaaacaaaaaaacatcaatctGCCCCACCACTGTGTGTTTCTGCTAGGGGGAGGAGTCAAACCCTCCTGGCCCCCTACTAACCAAGGTCAATTCACAGGCACAGGCAACCATAGCTTCCTcttaaaaacaaagaaaccagtactgaaactaaaaataaataatgtaaagcaGCTGTAGCGTGActataaaaaaatctacacatttAGGAACTGTGAGGCAAGTTCTAGTTaagcaagtttttttttcagtatACATGGATATCATCTTTTCTTAATTTGCCACCCTTTGGAGCATGTAGTATAATACAAAGAGTTAAAGAGCATTAAGTAGGGAGCATCGTCAGGAGAACAACCCATTGGTGAGCATTAGGATGTACAGCACTGCTCCTGTTCAGTGTTTGTGGCACAGGGACCCACAGAGACCTAGATTGACTCTGCTCCTCATTAAATGCTGCCTTTGTGAGACGAAAATAAAATAGATATTAGGGGAGTGAGACGGGGAGCGCTGCTATGAATATTTAATTGGGTGAAAGGCTTTGTATGTGTATCTATCTCTCTGTGTTATGGTTACATCTCTGGGGCAGAGCTCCAACATGGCCTGGCTCAAGGCGCTAGATCTACCCAGCTCCTGACACCCCTGGCTGGGGAGTTGCGGTTCAGCGTCGGCCTCATTAAGGGTTCCACTGTCAGGCTAATGAAATCGATTGTCTGGTATCAGTGCTCCTTGCTGCAGCTCCCAGAGTGGCCCACTCCTCTGGGGTTTCCCTTCCGCTGAGCTCTTAATCAGGAAACCGTACTAATTACCCctcctctcaatctctctccttccttctctcgtTATCTCGAGCAGTCtacttctttctttctctgtactTATCGCCCCGCATATTCCTCTCGTCCTCACTTCTCTTTCCTTATTTCTTGCCTCCTCCTCAGGCTACTGGGGGTGGGTGCTGGATTAAACATCTAGCTGACATTAGGAGGAGTAGTGAGGGTCTTTGGGAACTGGAGCATGGGAGCTTTGCTACTGTACAGAAGAACCATGGTTGCCCCCACCTGCCTGGCTGTGGGCATGAATGTTGTTCCCCGTCCGACCCACCCACCAAGCCACCCGCCCCTCTGAATGACCCTGCCCCCTTCTCATGTTCTCAGTAAACCACCTCATACACCGTAGCCTTCTTGTCTCCAGAACCGGTCACTATGTACTTATCATCTGGTGACACATCGCAACTCAGGACCGACGAAGACTCCTTGGactgaaagagaggagagagagagagcgaggagaGAAAGGCgagaaaggacagagaggagagagagaaaggacagagaggagagagagagaccggggggaaagaataaaaacattgagtCATTGAAGAAATCAGAGGAGCCTGCCATAGCCTGGATATTATGAGTAGGTGTAATAACACTGCCGAATGACTCACCGACCAATTAGCCACGTCTTAACCACGGCGCACCGAGTTTAAACACAGAGACGGACTAAGCAGTTGCAGACAGTATGAGACGGAGGTTAAGTGAGAGACGGACGTGTGTTTACTCAAGGAGACAGATCGGTCTGGGAAGGAACACACTTCCAACAATTGTTCAAGAGTGGTGGCTGAGTGACAGTGATGGGTGGAGATCTCCCTGAGGGTTTCGCATGGCACCACACATCCCTGCTCTAGTCAGGAAAGCGTCTCTCAACTCGCACCACGTCTAATGTGTTTCTGTGCTGTTCTGAAACGCAGCCTTCCatggtttgctcatagctcagCATCCCTTAATACAAGAGATGCATCGGTGTCTTGTAGCACATAGATGTATTTACTACAACAAAACAGAGCACTAAAAACCTCTCTCTTCAGACCCAATAATGGGTATTGTCAATCATCTCTTGTGGCCTGATGTATACCTGATAATAAGAAAGCGCAAGTAATTACATGGGATTTGATCATCTCGTTAATAGTGGTTGCTAAGCAATACAATAATGCCCCTTAACTGACAATGGTGCCTGTCTTCTTCTTCCTGTCTGACTGCCAGAGTGAAGTGTCTCCCCAGGTTCCTAACACAAAGTGGTTTGGCTGTGCTCTCAGCATCActagtcacagacacacagggctAACTCTTTCTGACTCCACACATTACCTGAATAAACAATCCCCACTCCATCCTTTATCTCCAGCAGGGTCTGTTTGTCAGCGTCAGACCTCTGATCCTGGCCCCAGGTGCTTCCCTATGCCTTCTCCTAACTCAACCTCTCTTCTTCACCTATCCATCCTCACCTACCTCTCTGGACCCATCCTCCCCCTACTCTCCTAACAAAGAAGTCAATGACAACCCAAATGAAACAGGTGGGCTTTTAAAATGGGCTCTGAAAGGAATCCATGGGGGTGCTTACCGGGTGCCAATTAAACTCTGGTAGGGTTTTAAAGCACCCAGCAACGATGTGCACAACATTTGGCTGatgacaaacatttaaaagataaaAGTCTTTGTTTAAAATTTTTAAATAGACAacaggttaaaaacattttgaccaacAAGGATGATTCAAATCAGGGCATGCCGCATAATCAAACCCGAAGTGGAAAAATCCAACACCTGTGAAGGCGCCAGTGTGCTTGGTTGTGTTTGCTACTAGCTTAGCATActcttaaaaaaaatgcatcGCTTGATGACAATGGAAATAGCAGCAATGAAACGGTTTGTCTCTCTTAAAATGCCATAGCAACAACATAGACAGTAAACACTAGCTGAAAATAGTCTGAATTAATCTGAGATTACATtgataaagattttttttttttttaaatgtgatcaTCATGTACGAGCCAAGAAGTTTGTTTGGGAAGCATACAGACAGCTTGAGCTTCTTCCTCCTTCACATGCcttatcaccccccccccccctttatccACATCCTTTATcatcccccccaccaccacctcctccacatCACAGGTTCACCACGGCTGTCAATCAGCCGACCACTAGTGTGAGAGAGACCATTTTGACTGACAGCCACGCTCACACTACAGAGagctggaggagggagggcgGGAGGT
The nucleotide sequence above comes from Esox lucius isolate fEsoLuc1 chromosome 8, fEsoLuc1.pri, whole genome shotgun sequence. Encoded proteins:
- the tle2a gene encoding LOW QUALITY PROTEIN: transducin-like enhancer protein 2a (The sequence of the model RefSeq protein was modified relative to this genomic sequence to represent the inferred CDS: deleted 2 bases in 2 codons); its protein translation is MFPQNRPPAPLQPPPGSSASAAAASGTPQALKLTYPETLDRIKEEFQFLQTQYHSLKMECEKLATEKTEIQRHYVMYYEMSYGLNIEMHKQTEIAKRLNVICAQLIPFLSQEHQQQVVQAMERAKQVTMGELNASIGVRGLPPLPHTQQLQAQHLSQHVAQGLQGMQMGPHPGGLPHPGLALGGGSGLLALSGALGAQLAAKEGHERAHLEAAAAAAAAEHHRGWLRGRGAMLPIMDVDREAGPSSMSNGDKGRSGADYLSNGKKRKAEEKEFMTDYGSDAEKSDDNLVVDEDPSSPRSVHSYSSRENGLDKLPPSRKDAPPQASPASLASSSSQASPSRSKDREPAREKSSTPGMKPGTPHSSQDSSTPGPSGPPQFRTIPGKPGVDPLALGLRNPLAVQGAYPPGAFGLPPPGVNGELAGAAAAAAYGAGLHLVSPQMNGSAAAAAAAAYGRSPVVGYESPHPHMRVPGLPASMQSSASGKPAYSFHVSADGQMQPVPFPPDALLGPGIPRHARQIHTLNHGEVVCAVTISTSTRHVYTGGKGCVKVWDISQPGSKSAMAQLDCLNRDNYIRSCKLLPDGRTLIVGGEASTLSIWDLATPTPRIKAELTSSAPACYALAISPDNKVCFSCCSDGNIVVWDLHNQTLVRQFQGHTDGASCIDISNDGTKLWTGGLDNTVRCWDLREGRQLQQHDFTSQIFSLGYCPTGEWLAVGMESSNVEVLHVSKPDKYQLHLHESCVLSLKFAYCGKWFVSTGKDNLLNAWRTPYGSSIFQSKESSSVLSCDISPDDQFIVTGSGDKKATVYEVIY